In Ectothiorhodospira sp. BSL-9, a single window of DNA contains:
- a CDS encoding LysM peptidoglycan-binding domain-containing protein, translated as MKTKKNMILLAGVMSAALLSGCATVSETPVGTAYLIDASGEHVRSAGGDCWRTGYWTEARANETCDPQLFARAPEPAPAPEPEPAPPPAEPKPEPEPSFMSYNVERGDSLWKISGKSSVYGNPYQWPLIYRANVDQIRDADLIFPGQELRIERNPASADVDEAVRHARTRGAWQVGPVERSDVRYLEQYGLSPMR; from the coding sequence GTGAAAACCAAAAAGAACATGATATTGCTGGCGGGCGTGATGTCTGCGGCTCTGCTGTCAGGCTGCGCCACCGTGTCAGAGACCCCCGTGGGGACAGCCTACCTGATCGATGCCAGTGGCGAGCATGTGAGAAGTGCTGGCGGGGACTGCTGGCGCACCGGCTACTGGACCGAAGCGCGTGCCAACGAGACCTGCGATCCGCAGCTGTTCGCCCGTGCCCCGGAGCCGGCGCCAGCACCGGAACCCGAGCCTGCACCGCCTCCGGCCGAGCCCAAGCCGGAACCCGAGCCCAGTTTCATGTCGTATAACGTGGAGCGGGGCGATAGCCTCTGGAAGATCTCCGGCAAGAGTTCCGTGTACGGCAACCCCTACCAGTGGCCCCTGATCTACCGCGCCAATGTGGACCAGATCCGCGATGCCGACCTGATCTTCCCGGGACAGGAGCTGCGGATCGAGCGGAATCCTGCCTCGGCTGATGTGGATGAGGCAGTGCGGCATGCCCGCACCCGGGGTGCCTGGCAGGTCGGCCCGGTGGAGCGCTCTGACGTGCGCTACCTGGAACAGTATGGGCTGTCTCCCATGCGTTGA
- a CDS encoding DUF4398 domain-containing protein: MNSNRILLSFSRPAGRRRAILYALALLVGAVLMLSGCATTPPVQEMSDARQALRAAEEAQAPHRAGETYQRSRELLEQAEGRLQQGEYRSARYKANEAKRLAIEARIQAGD; the protein is encoded by the coding sequence GTGAATTCGAATCGCATCCTGCTTTCCTTCTCTCGCCCTGCCGGCCGGCGTCGCGCCATATTATACGCCCTGGCCCTGCTTGTGGGCGCTGTGCTGATGCTGTCGGGTTGTGCCACCACACCGCCCGTTCAGGAGATGAGTGATGCCCGGCAGGCCCTCAGGGCGGCCGAGGAGGCTCAGGCCCCCCATCGTGCCGGCGAGACCTATCAGCGTTCCCGTGAGCTGCTGGAGCAGGCCGAGGGCCGGCTGCAGCAGGGTGAGTACCGGTCGGCGCGCTACAAGGCCAACGAGGCCAAGCGTCTGGCCATTGAGGCGCGCATTCAGGCCGGGGATTGA
- a CDS encoding acylphosphatase, with protein MSQTHHQALRCWVSGRVQGVFFRASTQVKARELGLDGYAMNLPDGRVEVVAQGPEAALESLRQWLRQGPSQARVDSLDCEAFAGPVESGFHTR; from the coding sequence ATGTCCCAGACCCATCATCAGGCCCTGCGCTGCTGGGTGTCAGGCCGTGTGCAGGGCGTGTTCTTTCGGGCCTCCACCCAGGTCAAGGCACGAGAGCTGGGCCTGGATGGGTATGCCATGAACCTGCCTGATGGGCGAGTGGAAGTGGTGGCCCAAGGCCCGGAAGCTGCACTGGAGTCGCTCAGGCAATGGCTGCGCCAGGGGCCATCCCAGGCTCGGGTGGACAGTCTCGACTGCGAGGCCTTTGCCGGGCCGGTGGAGTCGGGGTTTCACACCCGCTGA
- a CDS encoding HDOD domain-containing protein: MGDLSDKRFDLGDLLKDVSHLISPPEIIIRLRQALEAPHSSANSIAAIVTQDPNLSAQVLHLANSAMYGLPNRIDTVSRAISIIGTRALYHLALAVSATNTFSRLPCELVNVAVFWRHSIFTALVARSLAQRCHVLHPERLFVAGLLHDVGSLVLYSRYPEELREALMISRGNEQVLAEQEREILGFDHADVGGELLRIWGLPPVLQEAVGRHHRPGAAHQASLEVSVVHLADALSNRTEHGSFSEYGGYACLVDPGIWTTLKLNEEDTDDIWDEITPQFMEILTVILPRARA; the protein is encoded by the coding sequence ATGGGTGACCTTTCAGACAAGCGGTTCGATCTCGGCGACCTGTTGAAGGACGTGTCGCACCTGATATCCCCCCCGGAAATCATCATCCGGCTGCGCCAGGCGCTGGAGGCGCCCCACTCTTCGGCCAACAGCATTGCCGCCATTGTGACACAGGATCCCAACCTGAGCGCCCAGGTGCTGCACCTGGCCAACTCGGCCATGTACGGCCTGCCCAACCGGATCGATACGGTCTCCAGGGCCATTTCCATCATCGGCACACGAGCCCTGTATCACCTGGCGCTGGCAGTGAGCGCCACGAACACCTTCTCGCGCCTGCCCTGCGAACTGGTCAATGTGGCGGTGTTCTGGCGTCACAGCATCTTCACGGCCCTGGTGGCCCGCTCGCTGGCCCAGCGCTGCCACGTGCTGCATCCGGAAAGGCTGTTCGTGGCGGGGCTGCTGCACGATGTGGGCAGCCTGGTGCTGTACAGCCGCTATCCCGAGGAGTTGCGCGAGGCCCTGATGATCTCCCGGGGCAATGAACAGGTGCTGGCGGAGCAGGAGCGGGAGATTCTGGGATTCGATCACGCAGACGTGGGCGGGGAGCTGCTGCGTATCTGGGGCCTGCCACCGGTCCTGCAGGAGGCGGTGGGCCGACATCACCGGCCTGGCGCCGCTCACCAGGCCAGTCTGGAGGTGTCGGTGGTGCACCTGGCCGACGCCCTGAGCAATCGCACCGAGCACGGCAGTTTCAGTGAATATGGTGGCTATGCATGCCTGGTGGATCCGGGAATCTGGACCACGCTGAAATTGAACGAAGAGGACACGGATGACATCTGGGACGAAATCACGCCTCAGTTCATGGAAATCCTCACCGTCATCCTGCCCCGAGCCAGGGCCTGA